The genomic stretch GTCTTTAGCAGAAAAATTAGGAATTTTAGAAAATGATGACAGAATATTCATGCAAAAAATGCTAAATATAGGAGAAGTTAGGGCATCTGAAATTATGACACATAGAACAGAAGTATTTTCGCTTTCAAGTACATCAAAATTAAAAGATAAAATTAAATTAATTAAAAAAGAAGGGTATTCAAGAATTCCCATATATAAAGGCCAAAATAGAGAACAAATAATAGGAATCTTAATAACTAAAGATTTAATTGAAATAAGTAAAAAAAAACTTGAAAAAAATATTATTAAATTCATAAAACCTGCTGTTTTTGTACAGCAAAATAAAAGAATAAAAGACATATTAGACATCATGAGACAAAAACAAAAAATAATGGCAATTGTTATTGATGAGTACGGTGGATTTTCAGGAATACTCACAGTAGAAGACATAATGGAAAAAATTTTCGGTGCAATATTTGATGAATATGATTTCGAAGAGAAAAAACAACTCATTACTAAAAAAGACGATAACATTTACTTAATATCAGGAGAAACAACATTTGATGAAATTGAAGAAACAGTGGGAATTAAAATTCAACATAAAGACTACATTAATACAATGGGAGGATACATCATGGACTTACTTGACAAAATACCTACAAAAGGAGAACAGGTTAATACAGAACACGGAGAATATCTCATAGAAGAAATTCAAAACCATAAAATAAAAAAAATAACATTTAAAAAAATTCAAAAGGAATGAATATTTGG from Borrelia duttonii Ly encodes the following:
- a CDS encoding hemolysin family protein, coding for MLELIIILILIILSAIFSASETAYTSLSLIQLQDIKKKGKLGTVVYNLSQNPSKLVTTILIGNNIANITASTLTTKFVLDKYGNNSLAFSTGIITIIVLICSEIFPKQIAILNNESIVLYTSIFIKTLTIIFTPAIYIINGIVKILLNLCKITTNQKITKDSIKNMLSLAEKLGILENDDRIFMQKMLNIGEVRASEIMTHRTEVFSLSSTSKLKDKIKLIKKEGYSRIPIYKGQNREQIIGILITKDLIEISKKKLEKNIIKFIKPAVFVQQNKRIKDILDIMRQKQKIMAIVIDEYGGFSGILTVEDIMEKIFGAIFDEYDFEEKKQLITKKDDNIYLISGETTFDEIEETVGIKIQHKDYINTMGGYIMDLLDKIPTKGEQVNTEHGEYLIEEIQNHKIKKITFKKIQKE